One region of Monomorium pharaonis isolate MP-MQ-018 chromosome 11, ASM1337386v2, whole genome shotgun sequence genomic DNA includes:
- the LOC105831847 gene encoding integrator complex subunit 3 isoform X2 yields the protein MEQPKTPTSRLFNVTCIENKDELDEKLERCYSTLQNLIMGLSEKEAHDTLNNAMCKEKTHEEVSLGLLMVILTDPQNAAKSYRDLTLITRDGLSIVLLHLNQLVLEKYLKLTDITRSQLLWLLREMIRTSVTNVDNLCLSLLRHAAGGDISPRNLFLVDALLDIFQENRAWLDKFPFLVASIVYTYLRLIEDHNAPHLTGLRQKEVTFTISLIRERMADCLVIGRDLVRLLQNVARISEFEALWKDILVNPKNLCPNFNGVLQLLQTRTSRRFLQSRLTPEMERKLVFLTSNVRFGNHKRYQDWFQRQYLATPESQSLRCDLIRFIVGVIHPTNELLCSDIIPRWAVIGWLFTTCTSTVAASNAKLALFYDWLFFEPDKDNIMNIEPAILVMHNSMRSHPPVTATLLDFLCRIIPNFYPVLADKVRNGIFSSLRQILEKRVLPSLYPLFDSPKLDRELRSKIRETFKEFCLPPNSEPGNKVLKYSGKMEELNKEHNPGNIIESTTNSMMENNHVAQDPEPAFSDEEEESPLRIVTKVEDEEDEEDVPLSTVKLKNEQRNANCVVKKEDITSHLRLILEPEELRTSLETLHMEPDNESRCQTMERIVQMVVEDEIDAETISALASCISTILSPQITAQIFPSDNLNEEALADSISTPLFVMFRNQFQLCKEEDNRRKLLARVLAEMQSVQSKIGYLLLYFLKVWGREEEKREGEPSNVLNDVKASVYKDFCVQREKKLDVCLVSDLKLCHEDNIFMLCYLVPDVYTGFQNVALGNVQLLHLVVSTVDSYQLQDLVCQIMQGHLKMLKKESFTTLLTASLNWETFEQYCFWQLILAHDFPIDYVLPVLPKLQFRNHAEALTSILLMLKQEKPTLDLLRQLLARQSVDDDKFVVSALRYWCRDYEEKLGELLANLLSTRYPATSPNKRKRSGAKQNQQSGPPTGEQVLGHLDQLRQHCMSSAELQLYHSEGMQRALQQAQAASSDSLRKSYGDLFALAEVNEENEPPPPSSSVRKHTTASSGGGGGSGKGGHRKTGANTRERSNLKRPLPRYHIDSTSTSEEEEIVNPKQAKKRKKINPVGSDSD from the exons ATGGAGCAGCCGAAGACTCCGACGTCCCGGCTATTCAACGTGACCTGCATCGAGAACAAGGACGAGCTGGACGag AAATTGGAGAGATGTTACTCGACGTTACAAAATTTGATCATGGGACTTTCAGAGAAGGAGGCCCACGATACGTTGAACAATGCCATGTGCAAGGAAAAGACACATGAAGAGGTCTCTCTTGGGTTGCTAATGGTCATCTTAACAGATCCACAAAATGCTGCCAAAAGTTATAGGGACTTGACACTGATCACACGAGATGGCCTGAGCATTGTGCTACTCCATCTCAATCAATTAGTACTggagaaatatttaaagttaactGACATCACTAGGAGCCAGTTACTATGGTTGCTGAGGGAAATGATAAGGACTAGTGTAACTAATGTGGATAATCTTTGTTTAAGTTTGTTGAGGCATGCAGCAGGTGGGGATATTTCTCCAAGGAACTTATTTCTAGTTGACGCCCTGTTAGATATTTTTCAAGAGAATCGAGCGTGGTTGGacaaatttccttttttagtAGCATCTATTGTGTATACGTATTTACGGTTAATAGAAGACCACAATGCACCTCATTTGACTGGTTTGCGGCAAAAGGAAGTGACCTTCACGATATCTTTGATAAGGGAACGAATGGCGGACTGTCTGGTCATCGGAAG AGATTTGGTTCGTTTACTGCAGAACGTCGCGAGAATATCAGAGTTCGAGGCACTCTGGAAGGATATATTAGTTAATCCAAAAAATCTTTGTCCAAACTTTAATGGTGTCCTTCAATTGCTACAAACTAGAACCTCCAGAAGATTTCTGCAGTCTCGTTTGACACCAGAAATGGAGAGAAAGCTTGTGTTCCTGACGAGTAATGTTCGTTTTGGCAATCACAAGCGTTATCAGGATTGGTTTCAGAGGCAATACTTGGCAACACCTGAATCTCAATCGTTGAGATGTGATCTTATTCGCTTTATCGTTGGAGTCATACATCCCACAAACGAGCTGCTGTGCTCCGACATTATTCCACGATGGGCAGTAATAGGTTGGTTATTTACTACGTGCACTTCCACTGTGGCTGCTAGCAACGCGAAGCTGGCTTTGTTTTATGACTGGTTGTTCTTCGAACCTGACAAGGACAACATCATGAACATTGAACCAGCGATCCTCGTTATGCACAATTCAATGAGGTCTCATCCACCTGTCACTGCCACACTTCTAGATTTTTTATGCAGG ATAATACCAAACTTTTATCCCGTGCTAGCAGATAAAGTGAGAAACGGCATATTTTCATCATTGAgacaaattttggaaaaacgcGTTTTGCCTAGCTTATACCCATTATTTGATAGCCCGAAACTCGATCGAGAATTGAGGAGTAAAATACGGGAGACCTTCAAAGAATTTTGTCTACCACCAAACTCAGAACCTG GTAATAAGGTTCTGAAATATTCAGGTAAAATGGAAGAGCTCAACAAGGAGCACAATCCAGGGAATATAATAGAGAGTACCACGAATTCTATGATGGAGAACAACCACGTGGCACAGGACCCAGAACCAGCATTCAGTGACGAAGAAGAAGAATCTCCTCTCAG aatagTGACGAAAGTGGAAGATGAAGAGGATGAGGAAGATGTACCATTGTCtacggttaaattaaaaaacgagCAAAGGAACGCGAATTGCGTTGTGAAAAAAGAGGATATCACGTCACATTTGCGTCTCATATTGGAACCAGAGGAGCTGCGGACTAGCCTAGAAACACTGCATATGGAGCCTGACAATGAGTCGAGATGCCAAACGATGGAAAGGATAGTACAAATGGTTGTGGAGGATGAAATAGACGCAGAGACGATATCTGCATTAGCGTCCTGCATATCAACTATCTTATCGCCGCAGATCACGGCACAGATCTTTCCGTCGGATAATTTGAATGAAGAAGCATTGGCTGACAGCATAAGCACGCCGTTGTTTGTTATGTTTCGAAATCAATTTCAATTATGCAAGGAAGAAGACAATAGGCGAAAGCTCTTGGCCAGGGTACTAGCAGAAATGCAATCAGTTCAGTCCAAAATAGGTTATCTCCTTCtctattttctaaaagtttggggcagagaagaggaaaagagagaaggcGAACCgag CAATGTTCTAAACGATGTTAAAGCATCAGTGTACAAGGACTTTTGCGTGcagcgagaaaaaaaattagacgtgTGTTTAGTATCAGATTTAAAG CTTTGTCACGAAGATAACATATTCATGTTGTGTTACCTCGTGCCCGATGTGTACACAGGATTTCAAAATGTCGCTCTTGGAAACGTTCAATTGTTGCATCTGGTCGTGTCCACTGTGGATTCGTATCAGTTGCAAGATCTAGTTTGTCAAATAATGCAAGGCCATCTAAAGATGTTAAAGAAGGAATCGTTCACCACGCTATTAACAGCCAGCTTAAACTGGGAGACATTCGAGCAATACTGTTTCTGGCAGCTTATACTCGCACATGATTTTCCCATTGATTATGTACTGCCGGTTTTGCCTAAATTGCAGTTTCGTAATCATGCGGAGGCACTTACTTCGATCTTGTTAATGCTTAAGCAAGAGAa gcCAACGTTGGATCTTTTACGACAACTACTCGCCCGGCAGAGCGTTGACGATGATAAGTTTGTCGTGTCCGCGTTACGTTACTGGTGTCGTGACTATGAAGAAAAACTCGGCGAGCTGCTCGCGAATCTTCTTAGCACCCGTTATCCCGCAACTAGCCCAAACAAACGGAAACGTTCTGGAGCCAAGCAGAATCAACAATCTGGTCCACCTACCGGTGAACAGGTTCTTGGCCATTTAGATCAACTACGCCAACACTGTATGTCTTCCGCGGAACTGCAATTGTATCATTCGGAAGGGATGCAAAGAGCATTACAGCAGGCACAAGCGGCGAGTAGTGATTCACTAAGGAAAAGCTACGGCGATTTATTTGCGCTTGCGGAAGTTAACGAAGAGAATGAACCACCACCGCCAAGTAGTTCTGTGAGAAAACACACTACTGCCTCCTCTGGGGGAGGTGGTGGCAGTGGTAAGGGTGGTCATAGAAAAACCGGTGCTAATACAAGAGAAAGATCCAATCTGAAGAGACCACTTCCGCGATATCATATTGATAGTACCTCTACTAGTGAg GAAGAAGAAATTGTTAATCCAAAGCaagcgaaaaaaagaaaaaagattaatcCAGTGGGCTCGGACAGCGACTGA
- the LOC105831847 gene encoding integrator complex subunit 3 isoform X1, whose product MEQPKTPTSRLFNVTCIENKDELDEKLERCYSTLQNLIMGLSEKEAHDTLNNAMCKEKTHEEVSLGLLMVILTDPQNAAKSYRDLTLITRDGLSIVLLHLNQLVLEKYLKLTDITRSQLLWLLREMIRTSVTNVDNLCLSLLRHAAGGDISPRNLFLVDALLDIFQENRAWLDKFPFLVASIVYTYLRLIEDHNAPHLTGLRQKEVTFTISLIRERMADCLVIGRDLVRLLQNVARISEFEALWKDILVNPKNLCPNFNGVLQLLQTRTSRRFLQSRLTPEMERKLVFLTSNVRFGNHKRYQDWFQRQYLATPESQSLRCDLIRFIVGVIHPTNELLCSDIIPRWAVIGWLFTTCTSTVAASNAKLALFYDWLFFEPDKDNIMNIEPAILVMHNSMRSHPPVTATLLDFLCRIIPNFYPVLADKVRNGIFSSLRQILEKRVLPSLYPLFDSPKLDRELRSKIRETFKEFCLPPNSEPAGNKVLKYSGKMEELNKEHNPGNIIESTTNSMMENNHVAQDPEPAFSDEEEESPLRIVTKVEDEEDEEDVPLSTVKLKNEQRNANCVVKKEDITSHLRLILEPEELRTSLETLHMEPDNESRCQTMERIVQMVVEDEIDAETISALASCISTILSPQITAQIFPSDNLNEEALADSISTPLFVMFRNQFQLCKEEDNRRKLLARVLAEMQSVQSKIGYLLLYFLKVWGREEEKREGEPSNVLNDVKASVYKDFCVQREKKLDVCLVSDLKLCHEDNIFMLCYLVPDVYTGFQNVALGNVQLLHLVVSTVDSYQLQDLVCQIMQGHLKMLKKESFTTLLTASLNWETFEQYCFWQLILAHDFPIDYVLPVLPKLQFRNHAEALTSILLMLKQEKPTLDLLRQLLARQSVDDDKFVVSALRYWCRDYEEKLGELLANLLSTRYPATSPNKRKRSGAKQNQQSGPPTGEQVLGHLDQLRQHCMSSAELQLYHSEGMQRALQQAQAASSDSLRKSYGDLFALAEVNEENEPPPPSSSVRKHTTASSGGGGGSGKGGHRKTGANTRERSNLKRPLPRYHIDSTSTSEEEEIVNPKQAKKRKKINPVGSDSD is encoded by the exons ATGGAGCAGCCGAAGACTCCGACGTCCCGGCTATTCAACGTGACCTGCATCGAGAACAAGGACGAGCTGGACGag AAATTGGAGAGATGTTACTCGACGTTACAAAATTTGATCATGGGACTTTCAGAGAAGGAGGCCCACGATACGTTGAACAATGCCATGTGCAAGGAAAAGACACATGAAGAGGTCTCTCTTGGGTTGCTAATGGTCATCTTAACAGATCCACAAAATGCTGCCAAAAGTTATAGGGACTTGACACTGATCACACGAGATGGCCTGAGCATTGTGCTACTCCATCTCAATCAATTAGTACTggagaaatatttaaagttaactGACATCACTAGGAGCCAGTTACTATGGTTGCTGAGGGAAATGATAAGGACTAGTGTAACTAATGTGGATAATCTTTGTTTAAGTTTGTTGAGGCATGCAGCAGGTGGGGATATTTCTCCAAGGAACTTATTTCTAGTTGACGCCCTGTTAGATATTTTTCAAGAGAATCGAGCGTGGTTGGacaaatttccttttttagtAGCATCTATTGTGTATACGTATTTACGGTTAATAGAAGACCACAATGCACCTCATTTGACTGGTTTGCGGCAAAAGGAAGTGACCTTCACGATATCTTTGATAAGGGAACGAATGGCGGACTGTCTGGTCATCGGAAG AGATTTGGTTCGTTTACTGCAGAACGTCGCGAGAATATCAGAGTTCGAGGCACTCTGGAAGGATATATTAGTTAATCCAAAAAATCTTTGTCCAAACTTTAATGGTGTCCTTCAATTGCTACAAACTAGAACCTCCAGAAGATTTCTGCAGTCTCGTTTGACACCAGAAATGGAGAGAAAGCTTGTGTTCCTGACGAGTAATGTTCGTTTTGGCAATCACAAGCGTTATCAGGATTGGTTTCAGAGGCAATACTTGGCAACACCTGAATCTCAATCGTTGAGATGTGATCTTATTCGCTTTATCGTTGGAGTCATACATCCCACAAACGAGCTGCTGTGCTCCGACATTATTCCACGATGGGCAGTAATAGGTTGGTTATTTACTACGTGCACTTCCACTGTGGCTGCTAGCAACGCGAAGCTGGCTTTGTTTTATGACTGGTTGTTCTTCGAACCTGACAAGGACAACATCATGAACATTGAACCAGCGATCCTCGTTATGCACAATTCAATGAGGTCTCATCCACCTGTCACTGCCACACTTCTAGATTTTTTATGCAGG ATAATACCAAACTTTTATCCCGTGCTAGCAGATAAAGTGAGAAACGGCATATTTTCATCATTGAgacaaattttggaaaaacgcGTTTTGCCTAGCTTATACCCATTATTTGATAGCCCGAAACTCGATCGAGAATTGAGGAGTAAAATACGGGAGACCTTCAAAGAATTTTGTCTACCACCAAACTCAGAACCTG CAGGTAATAAGGTTCTGAAATATTCAGGTAAAATGGAAGAGCTCAACAAGGAGCACAATCCAGGGAATATAATAGAGAGTACCACGAATTCTATGATGGAGAACAACCACGTGGCACAGGACCCAGAACCAGCATTCAGTGACGAAGAAGAAGAATCTCCTCTCAG aatagTGACGAAAGTGGAAGATGAAGAGGATGAGGAAGATGTACCATTGTCtacggttaaattaaaaaacgagCAAAGGAACGCGAATTGCGTTGTGAAAAAAGAGGATATCACGTCACATTTGCGTCTCATATTGGAACCAGAGGAGCTGCGGACTAGCCTAGAAACACTGCATATGGAGCCTGACAATGAGTCGAGATGCCAAACGATGGAAAGGATAGTACAAATGGTTGTGGAGGATGAAATAGACGCAGAGACGATATCTGCATTAGCGTCCTGCATATCAACTATCTTATCGCCGCAGATCACGGCACAGATCTTTCCGTCGGATAATTTGAATGAAGAAGCATTGGCTGACAGCATAAGCACGCCGTTGTTTGTTATGTTTCGAAATCAATTTCAATTATGCAAGGAAGAAGACAATAGGCGAAAGCTCTTGGCCAGGGTACTAGCAGAAATGCAATCAGTTCAGTCCAAAATAGGTTATCTCCTTCtctattttctaaaagtttggggcagagaagaggaaaagagagaaggcGAACCgag CAATGTTCTAAACGATGTTAAAGCATCAGTGTACAAGGACTTTTGCGTGcagcgagaaaaaaaattagacgtgTGTTTAGTATCAGATTTAAAG CTTTGTCACGAAGATAACATATTCATGTTGTGTTACCTCGTGCCCGATGTGTACACAGGATTTCAAAATGTCGCTCTTGGAAACGTTCAATTGTTGCATCTGGTCGTGTCCACTGTGGATTCGTATCAGTTGCAAGATCTAGTTTGTCAAATAATGCAAGGCCATCTAAAGATGTTAAAGAAGGAATCGTTCACCACGCTATTAACAGCCAGCTTAAACTGGGAGACATTCGAGCAATACTGTTTCTGGCAGCTTATACTCGCACATGATTTTCCCATTGATTATGTACTGCCGGTTTTGCCTAAATTGCAGTTTCGTAATCATGCGGAGGCACTTACTTCGATCTTGTTAATGCTTAAGCAAGAGAa gcCAACGTTGGATCTTTTACGACAACTACTCGCCCGGCAGAGCGTTGACGATGATAAGTTTGTCGTGTCCGCGTTACGTTACTGGTGTCGTGACTATGAAGAAAAACTCGGCGAGCTGCTCGCGAATCTTCTTAGCACCCGTTATCCCGCAACTAGCCCAAACAAACGGAAACGTTCTGGAGCCAAGCAGAATCAACAATCTGGTCCACCTACCGGTGAACAGGTTCTTGGCCATTTAGATCAACTACGCCAACACTGTATGTCTTCCGCGGAACTGCAATTGTATCATTCGGAAGGGATGCAAAGAGCATTACAGCAGGCACAAGCGGCGAGTAGTGATTCACTAAGGAAAAGCTACGGCGATTTATTTGCGCTTGCGGAAGTTAACGAAGAGAATGAACCACCACCGCCAAGTAGTTCTGTGAGAAAACACACTACTGCCTCCTCTGGGGGAGGTGGTGGCAGTGGTAAGGGTGGTCATAGAAAAACCGGTGCTAATACAAGAGAAAGATCCAATCTGAAGAGACCACTTCCGCGATATCATATTGATAGTACCTCTACTAGTGAg GAAGAAGAAATTGTTAATCCAAAGCaagcgaaaaaaagaaaaaagattaatcCAGTGGGCTCGGACAGCGACTGA
- the LOC105831847 gene encoding integrator complex subunit 3 isoform X3 codes for MEQPKTPTSRLFNVTCIENKDELDEKLERCYSTLQNLIMGLSEKEAHDTLNNAMCKEKTHEEVSLGLLMVILTDPQNAAKSYRDLTLITRDGLSIVLLHLNQLVLEKYLKLTDITRSQLLWLLREMIRTSVTNVDNLCLSLLRHAAGGDISPRNLFLVDALLDIFQENRAWLDKFPFLVASIVYTYLRLIEDHNAPHLTGLRQKEVTFTISLIRERMADCLVIGRDLVRLLQNVARISEFEALWKDILVNPKNLCPNFNGVLQLLQTRTSRRFLQSRLTPEMERKLVFLTSNVRFGNHKRYQDWFQRQYLATPESQSLRCDLIRFIVGVIHPTNELLCSDIIPRWAVIGWLFTTCTSTVAASNAKLALFYDWLFFEPDKDNIMNIEPAILVMHNSMRSHPPVTATLLDFLCRIIPNFYPVLADKVRNGIFSSLRQILEKRVLPSLYPLFDSPKLDRELRSKIRETFKEFCLPPNSEPGKMEELNKEHNPGNIIESTTNSMMENNHVAQDPEPAFSDEEEESPLRIVTKVEDEEDEEDVPLSTVKLKNEQRNANCVVKKEDITSHLRLILEPEELRTSLETLHMEPDNESRCQTMERIVQMVVEDEIDAETISALASCISTILSPQITAQIFPSDNLNEEALADSISTPLFVMFRNQFQLCKEEDNRRKLLARVLAEMQSVQSKIGYLLLYFLKVWGREEEKREGEPSNVLNDVKASVYKDFCVQREKKLDVCLVSDLKLCHEDNIFMLCYLVPDVYTGFQNVALGNVQLLHLVVSTVDSYQLQDLVCQIMQGHLKMLKKESFTTLLTASLNWETFEQYCFWQLILAHDFPIDYVLPVLPKLQFRNHAEALTSILLMLKQEKPTLDLLRQLLARQSVDDDKFVVSALRYWCRDYEEKLGELLANLLSTRYPATSPNKRKRSGAKQNQQSGPPTGEQVLGHLDQLRQHCMSSAELQLYHSEGMQRALQQAQAASSDSLRKSYGDLFALAEVNEENEPPPPSSSVRKHTTASSGGGGGSGKGGHRKTGANTRERSNLKRPLPRYHIDSTSTSEEEEIVNPKQAKKRKKINPVGSDSD; via the exons ATGGAGCAGCCGAAGACTCCGACGTCCCGGCTATTCAACGTGACCTGCATCGAGAACAAGGACGAGCTGGACGag AAATTGGAGAGATGTTACTCGACGTTACAAAATTTGATCATGGGACTTTCAGAGAAGGAGGCCCACGATACGTTGAACAATGCCATGTGCAAGGAAAAGACACATGAAGAGGTCTCTCTTGGGTTGCTAATGGTCATCTTAACAGATCCACAAAATGCTGCCAAAAGTTATAGGGACTTGACACTGATCACACGAGATGGCCTGAGCATTGTGCTACTCCATCTCAATCAATTAGTACTggagaaatatttaaagttaactGACATCACTAGGAGCCAGTTACTATGGTTGCTGAGGGAAATGATAAGGACTAGTGTAACTAATGTGGATAATCTTTGTTTAAGTTTGTTGAGGCATGCAGCAGGTGGGGATATTTCTCCAAGGAACTTATTTCTAGTTGACGCCCTGTTAGATATTTTTCAAGAGAATCGAGCGTGGTTGGacaaatttccttttttagtAGCATCTATTGTGTATACGTATTTACGGTTAATAGAAGACCACAATGCACCTCATTTGACTGGTTTGCGGCAAAAGGAAGTGACCTTCACGATATCTTTGATAAGGGAACGAATGGCGGACTGTCTGGTCATCGGAAG AGATTTGGTTCGTTTACTGCAGAACGTCGCGAGAATATCAGAGTTCGAGGCACTCTGGAAGGATATATTAGTTAATCCAAAAAATCTTTGTCCAAACTTTAATGGTGTCCTTCAATTGCTACAAACTAGAACCTCCAGAAGATTTCTGCAGTCTCGTTTGACACCAGAAATGGAGAGAAAGCTTGTGTTCCTGACGAGTAATGTTCGTTTTGGCAATCACAAGCGTTATCAGGATTGGTTTCAGAGGCAATACTTGGCAACACCTGAATCTCAATCGTTGAGATGTGATCTTATTCGCTTTATCGTTGGAGTCATACATCCCACAAACGAGCTGCTGTGCTCCGACATTATTCCACGATGGGCAGTAATAGGTTGGTTATTTACTACGTGCACTTCCACTGTGGCTGCTAGCAACGCGAAGCTGGCTTTGTTTTATGACTGGTTGTTCTTCGAACCTGACAAGGACAACATCATGAACATTGAACCAGCGATCCTCGTTATGCACAATTCAATGAGGTCTCATCCACCTGTCACTGCCACACTTCTAGATTTTTTATGCAGG ATAATACCAAACTTTTATCCCGTGCTAGCAGATAAAGTGAGAAACGGCATATTTTCATCATTGAgacaaattttggaaaaacgcGTTTTGCCTAGCTTATACCCATTATTTGATAGCCCGAAACTCGATCGAGAATTGAGGAGTAAAATACGGGAGACCTTCAAAGAATTTTGTCTACCACCAAACTCAGAACCTG GTAAAATGGAAGAGCTCAACAAGGAGCACAATCCAGGGAATATAATAGAGAGTACCACGAATTCTATGATGGAGAACAACCACGTGGCACAGGACCCAGAACCAGCATTCAGTGACGAAGAAGAAGAATCTCCTCTCAG aatagTGACGAAAGTGGAAGATGAAGAGGATGAGGAAGATGTACCATTGTCtacggttaaattaaaaaacgagCAAAGGAACGCGAATTGCGTTGTGAAAAAAGAGGATATCACGTCACATTTGCGTCTCATATTGGAACCAGAGGAGCTGCGGACTAGCCTAGAAACACTGCATATGGAGCCTGACAATGAGTCGAGATGCCAAACGATGGAAAGGATAGTACAAATGGTTGTGGAGGATGAAATAGACGCAGAGACGATATCTGCATTAGCGTCCTGCATATCAACTATCTTATCGCCGCAGATCACGGCACAGATCTTTCCGTCGGATAATTTGAATGAAGAAGCATTGGCTGACAGCATAAGCACGCCGTTGTTTGTTATGTTTCGAAATCAATTTCAATTATGCAAGGAAGAAGACAATAGGCGAAAGCTCTTGGCCAGGGTACTAGCAGAAATGCAATCAGTTCAGTCCAAAATAGGTTATCTCCTTCtctattttctaaaagtttggggcagagaagaggaaaagagagaaggcGAACCgag CAATGTTCTAAACGATGTTAAAGCATCAGTGTACAAGGACTTTTGCGTGcagcgagaaaaaaaattagacgtgTGTTTAGTATCAGATTTAAAG CTTTGTCACGAAGATAACATATTCATGTTGTGTTACCTCGTGCCCGATGTGTACACAGGATTTCAAAATGTCGCTCTTGGAAACGTTCAATTGTTGCATCTGGTCGTGTCCACTGTGGATTCGTATCAGTTGCAAGATCTAGTTTGTCAAATAATGCAAGGCCATCTAAAGATGTTAAAGAAGGAATCGTTCACCACGCTATTAACAGCCAGCTTAAACTGGGAGACATTCGAGCAATACTGTTTCTGGCAGCTTATACTCGCACATGATTTTCCCATTGATTATGTACTGCCGGTTTTGCCTAAATTGCAGTTTCGTAATCATGCGGAGGCACTTACTTCGATCTTGTTAATGCTTAAGCAAGAGAa gcCAACGTTGGATCTTTTACGACAACTACTCGCCCGGCAGAGCGTTGACGATGATAAGTTTGTCGTGTCCGCGTTACGTTACTGGTGTCGTGACTATGAAGAAAAACTCGGCGAGCTGCTCGCGAATCTTCTTAGCACCCGTTATCCCGCAACTAGCCCAAACAAACGGAAACGTTCTGGAGCCAAGCAGAATCAACAATCTGGTCCACCTACCGGTGAACAGGTTCTTGGCCATTTAGATCAACTACGCCAACACTGTATGTCTTCCGCGGAACTGCAATTGTATCATTCGGAAGGGATGCAAAGAGCATTACAGCAGGCACAAGCGGCGAGTAGTGATTCACTAAGGAAAAGCTACGGCGATTTATTTGCGCTTGCGGAAGTTAACGAAGAGAATGAACCACCACCGCCAAGTAGTTCTGTGAGAAAACACACTACTGCCTCCTCTGGGGGAGGTGGTGGCAGTGGTAAGGGTGGTCATAGAAAAACCGGTGCTAATACAAGAGAAAGATCCAATCTGAAGAGACCACTTCCGCGATATCATATTGATAGTACCTCTACTAGTGAg GAAGAAGAAATTGTTAATCCAAAGCaagcgaaaaaaagaaaaaagattaatcCAGTGGGCTCGGACAGCGACTGA